The genomic stretch ATTCATTGTAAATTGAATTTGATTAAAACCGTTAGGATTTAATGCTACTGGAAAAGAATCTTGTAAGTTATTATTTGCAATAATAACCCCTGCGGCATGGAGGCCGACTTGGCGAGGAAGTCCTTCGATTTGTGAGGCATATTCGTGCAAGTTTGGATATTTATCAACTAAAACTTTATATTTTTTGTTTTTTAAATAAGCATATTTTAGGTTTTCATCATTTTTGGTTAATGCAGCTGAAATTTTATTAACATCACTTGTTGGGATTTTTAAAATCCTAGCAACATCCCGAATTGAATTTTTAGAAGCTAAGGTTTGGAAAGTTGAGATTAAAGCAAAATTATTTGCACCATATCTATTTTTAAGATATTCAAGCAATAAATCTCTTTTATTATCTTGAATATCGATATCAATATCAGGTAATGAAACACGATCTACATTTAAGAATCTTTCAAAAAGTAAATTAAATTCCAATGGATTAACATCTGTTATATGAAGCAAATAAGCAATTAATGAACCAGAAGCACTTCCTCTTCCTGGACCAACTTCAATATTATTTTCTCTAGCTCATTTTAGAGCATCTCAAATAATTAAAAAATATTCAATAAAACCTAGTTTTGCAATTGTTTCGTATTCATATTTAATTCGTTTTAAAACTTCTCTTTTATCATAAAATTTAATGATTTCTTGGAACCTTGCTCCTACGATTAATTTTTCAAATATTTCAGTGCTATTATCTGCGAATTTTGCGAGTTTTAATTCATTGCTAGGAGGTTGAATATCAATTTCTTCAACAAGATTTAACATAGTTTGATAGACACTTTCGTCAAGATCTTCAAATTCTTGATCATCAAAATATTCATAGTAATTAAAATTTTGAATAGAATTTTTACCTGAAATTTGTTCTAAAACTTTGAGAATCTCATTATCTTCAATGTTTAAAATCCGTTTTGTTGGAGCAAAAACAGTTGGTTTATCGAGCTGTTTTTTACTATTCAAATAAAAATTTTCCCCAAACGGTAAATTAAGATTTTTAGCTTTCATTCCTTTTTCGAGATGATCAATAACAAATAAGTTTGGGTCATCAATTTCGAGTAAAGTGGTCAAAAAATTATTTTGAGAAACTTGGAAAATAATTTGATTTAGGCGTGCCAAACCTTGATTATTTTTAGCAATAATAATAACTTTAAAGTGCTCTTTTTCATCAAATTTAATTTTTGTTTCAATCCCAATTATAGGCTTAATATTATGTTTTTTTTGCAACTCAAAATAGTAAGGTAATGCGTATAAATTGTTAACATCTGTTAGAGGAAGATATTCTAATTTATTATGAATTGCAAGTTCGAATAATTCATTTACTCTGATTTTTGAGTATAAAAATGAAAATTCTGTATTTGTGTGCAAGTAGATTCTTTTTCTCATAACTTAATTTTAAACTATTTTAAATATTCTTTAATTTTCTCTGAAAAGACTCATTTTATGGTTTGAAATTAGGTTTTATTTTATATATTAAAATAATTTAGAAAAAGACTTCTTTTTTCTTATTTTTTATTTATAATAGTAAAGCAATACATCAAGACAGTAACTGCGTAAGCTTAATTGGTTACCTAGTGTATATTCTTACAATTGTTGTTACCTGTATTGCAAAATTCAAATAATTTAATTTTGAAAGGAGGCAAAAAATGTCAGAATCAAAATTTAGAGCAATCAAAAGAGAAGTTGTTGCTGAAATCGCTGAAAAAATTCAAGAATCTCACGCACTTGCTTTTGCAGAATATCGTGGATTAACTGTTGCTGAACTTCAAGAATTTAGAAAAGAAGCTAAAGCTCTTGGTGTTGAAGTTAAAGTTTACAAAAACAGATTATTCAAAATTGCTGCTGAAAAAGCTGGATATGCAGATTTAGCTAACCACTTAGTTGGACCTAACATTTTCGCATTTTCTCAAAATGACGATATGTCAGCTGCAAAATTATTAGTAAATTTTGCTAAAAAACACAAATTAATGGTTGTTAAAGCTGGTACATATGAAGGTAAAGTTATTGATGCTGCCGGAGTTAAAACAGTTGCTTCTCTTCCTACATACGAAGAAGCACTTACAATTCTTGCACGTTCAATGATGGCTCCTTTACAACAAATGTCATTATCACTTAAATTAGTAAGTGAAGGTAAAACAGAATAATATATTCAATAATAATAAAAACACAGATTAGCATATTTATCGAATTAGAAAGGAAAAATAAAAATGGCTAAATTAACAAAAGAAACATTTATCGAATCATTAAAAGAAATGTCAATTAAAGAAGTTATGGAACTTGTTGAAGCAATGAAAGAAGAATTTGGTATCGACCCTGTTGCAGCAGTTGCTGTTGCAGCAGCACCTGCAGAAGGTGGAGCAGAAGAAAAATCAAGCTTCAAAGTTGTTTTAAAAGCAGATAACGGTAAAAAAGTTGCAATTATTAAAGTAGTTAAAGATCTTTTAAATGTAGGTCTTATGGATGCAAAGAAAATCGTTGACTCATTACCAGCAGTTCTTAAAGAAGATGTTAAAGCAGACGAAGCTGAATCAATGAGAGCAGCTTTAGTTGAAGCTGGTGCAGACGTTTCAGTTGAATAATAATTTCAAAAATTAATGATATAGTCACATTCTAAAAAGAAAGTGACTATTTTTTATTCTTTTTATTTTAGAATATCTTTTGTTTAAGATATTTTATGAATTACATTAATAAAATAGTATCAAACAAAAGTTAATGTTTCTTTTGGGATGTTTTTTTGGATTACTTATTTTACAAGTCTATTATGAAAATTATTCTTACTAGTGAATTGTAATAATAAGAAACTTTCATAAATTTTTAAAAATAGATATACCTTTTTCAATAAAAAATATCTGATTTTTTTGTTCTAATTTAAATTAAAAAACACCGCATAGTTTTTTAAAAACCATGCGGTGTTTGTGTCTATAATTATTTTATTCACTTAATTTCAATAAGTCTAAGCTAAGCTCAACTAGTGTTTTTTTACCAAAAGTTTCAATAGAAATAACTGCCATATTTTCTTCAAGAATTAATTTTTCAATTGGAGCAATTTCTCCTTTATAAGGTCCTTCGATAACTTCAATTAAGTCTCCGACTTTAAGTTCTAATAAATTCTTTCCTGTATTGAATAAATCGATAGCATCTTGTTCAGCTTTAAACATCTTTTTCATTTCAAAGTTAGTAACTGGTGTTGGTTTTGCTCCTTTACCTGAAGAACCAACTAATCCTGTTACATATTGAGTGTTACGCACAACAAATCAAGCTTTATCAGTCATGTCCATTTTAGCAAAAATGTATCCTGGATATAAATTGATTCATTTTACTTTATAAGCGTCTCCGTGAATTTTTTTATCAAGTTCTTTAGCTGTTAAAGTTGGTTTTTTAAAGATTTTAAAAGGTCCTTTATCTGTCGCTTCTAATTCAAAGCTTTTTTCAACTTGTTCTGCAAAAATACGGTTATTTAAAGATTCTACAACATTATCTTCTTTTCCTCTAACTGTTGAGATCATATATCATTTAAAATTATTCATAAAATTGAAACTCCTTTAAGGTTTTTAGATATTTCAGTGGTTTCATAAGCTTTGGAAAGCAAAAGAAACAACAAATACAAAAAGAACAAAAATAACTGTGAAAATTAAAATTTTAACTAAATTTTTTGAATTAGTAGAAGAGTCAGGTCATCTTACTCTTTTGATATCCTTAGCTATTCTCCGGAAGAAAAATCTTAGTTTTTTAGAATTAGCTTTTGATTGTTCTTCGTTTTTAATAAATTGAATTTCTTGATTATTATCCATAACTATACTTCTTCTTTGTGATTTGTTTGCTTTTTGCAATTTGGGCAAAATTTACGCACAACTAATCTTGTAGGATTTCCTCCGCTTTTATTTTTCACATAATTTTTTCTTTTGCATTCTTCACATGCAAGTGACACTTTATTATTATTCATACACTAATTTTAGCACATGTTTAGCAAAATAATTTGCTTTTAATTTTTTGTAAGATTTGTGTTTGTTTGATTTTGGTAAAATAAAGATTATTTTTATTTTCTAAAAAGCTTTTAATAAATTCTTGTTCAGTTTCTGAAAGTTTATTTTTTGATTTTTGAATTAACTGAATTAGATATTCTTTTTCGTTTTTATCATTTAAATTAATTGAATGATTTCGAATTTCTTCTAAGGAATTTTTGTTGAAATTTAAGTTAGAAAGATTTCTTTCGAAACGGAATTGTTTATTATTTATTGAATTAAAATAATTTAAAGTTTTATATTTTAAATCAGTTCAAAAAAATAATTTAAATTGTATCTTTTTGAATGCTTCGTTTTGAAGATAAGTTTGAATTGTTTCAACTGATTGTTGTAAAAGTTTATTATAAATTTCATCAAAATCAAAAGAATATTCTCCAAGCATTCTTTTGATTTTGTGAGCGATTATTTTAATATTTTGAAAATGATGTAGATCAAAATGATAAACAATAGAATTTTTTGTAGGTTTAACTGTATTTGTGATGTTTAAAAAATTTAAAACTTCATCATTAAGTTCGATTTTATTATTCACTTTCATTACGACTTACTAAGTCAAAAAGTATTATTCCGGTGGCTACTGAAACATTTAATGATTGAACATTTCCGTATTGCTTGATATATACTGTTTGATCAACAACTGAAAGAACACTTTTTGACACTCCTGTTCCTTCGTTTCCGACAATAATGATTGACGGGTCATTGTAGCTAACTTGTGTGTGTGGAAGAGCTTTTTCGTCAAGGACTGTTGCATAAGCTCAAAAACCATTTTTTTGCAATTTACTAATTGTTGCACTTAAACTATTTACACGATAAATATTCATTCCTACAATACCACCAGAAGCAATTTTTAAAACAGTTTCATTAATGCTTGCTGCATTTTCTTTGGGTAAAATTAAATCTTTTATTCCTGCTGCATTTGCGGTTCGAATAATTGCACCTAAATTATGTGGATCTTGGATGTGATCGAGAAGCAATGTGGTTTGAGGTTTTTTGCTAATTAAATAATTAATATCTTTAAATTGAATAGGTTCAATTAAAGCGATAAAACCTTGATGATTTTCTTTGGTTAATTGATCCATAAAGCTTTGATCTTTAATTTCTATTTTATATTCTTTAGGAATTAACTTTATGTTTTCCTTTTTGCTTAAATAAATTAGTTGAATTTGCAATTTAGATTTAATTGCTTCTAAAACAGAATTTTTACCACACATTATTAATTGTTTCATTTTTTAACCTCGTTTTTTCCTAAATTGGTTCTTTTTTTCTTTTTTTAAATTAAATCTTCCTTGATTAAAATAGCTCTAAATTGATCTGCTTTTTGGTACTCTTTGTTTTCAAGGTGTTTTTTTCACTTATGAAAAATATCTACATATTCTTGATAATTGAATTTATTAAAATTAAATCCTAAAATTTTAGAAACTTGAAGAAGAGTTGCGATTAAAGTTGCATCATTTGTTTTGTTAATTTCCTTGATTAAATCATTAAGTTTCTTATTGAAGTTACTAAAATTTAGATTATAAACTTCACTAATAAGTGAATTTACTAATTCTTTGTCAAAAATAGCTTGTTCAATATTATTTAAATATGCTTGAAAGTGAATTAATTTGATTTTTCTTAATAATTTCTGTGAATTATTAAATGTATTTTCATCCAAATTAATGATGCTTGTAATTCCATTTAGCAGAATAATAATTTTAAAAACATCTGGATTATATTCTTTCAAAAAATCATCTGCTAAAAAAACATTTTGAAGCGATTTGGACATTTTAAGTCCATTAAGATTAATTTGACCTGTTCGCAATCATTTTTTAGTAATTGGTTTTTTGTGTAATGCGTAAAATTGTATGTTTTCATTTTCGTGGTGTGGAAAAGTTAAATCCATACCACCTCCGTGAAGGTCTAAACTTTCACCTTTAAAGAAATGATTAATTAGTGCACTACATTCGGTGTGTCACCCAGGACGACCACTTCCAACAAAAGAATCAAATTTAATTCCTTCTCTAGTTTGTTTTCATAACGCAAAGTCAGCAGGAAATTTTTTCGAATGTTGGGAATCTTCAAAAATCATATTATCTAATTTTTGATTTGAAACTTGTCCGTAAATTTCCTTATATTTTTCAACATCAAATCATAAATTACCATCTTGTTGATATGCACTTTGTTGCTTTTCTAATTTTTGCATAAATTGATTCATTGTTTCGATATTTTGAGTAACATAAGCAAGTTCGCTTATTGTATCAACATTGAATTGGTTTAAGATATTAAGATATTTTTGTGCATATTCTAAACTTACTTCTTGCTCTGTTTTTTGAAGTTGTTTGGCTCGTTGAATAATTTTATCGTCAATATCGGTGATATTATGAACAAAATAAAATTTCTGACCAAGAAAGCGAGCAGCTTTTAAAATTAAATCAAAAGTAATGATTGGACGTAAATTTCCGATATGAACATCATTATAAACGGTTGGACCACATACATATATTTTTAACATAGTATTTTAATTATAATACAACACTAATTTAAGCTTAATTAAAAACAAAAAAGCCAACAAAAATGTTTGGCTTATGAGTTTTCTTGAATGATTTTTTTATATCAATAAAATGATTTTTTAGGTTTTCTTTGAAATTCTCCGCTTCCATCATCATGCTTATTAACATAAATAAATCCATATCGCTTAGCATATTCACCGGTAGTTGCAGAAACAAGATCAATACATCCTCACATGGTGTAACCAAAAAGATCAACTCGATCTTCAATTGCTTGATTCATTGCTTGAATATGCTTATCTAAATATTCAATTCGATAATTATCATTAATTTCACCATTTTGATCAATTTGATCTTTTGCTCCTAAACCATTTTCTGATACTAATAATGGAATTTGATAACGAGCATATAATTCATTTAATGTGTATCTTAAACCTTGTGGATCGATTTGTCATCCTCAGTCACTACTTTCAAGGTAAGGATTTTTCATCCCGAAATCAAAATTACCACCTTCTGCTTTTTGAGCTTTTCCTTTAGTTTCGACAACACTTGTTGAATAATAACTAAATGTAAAAAAGTCAACTTTTCCGTTTTTTAAAATCACTAAATCCTCAGCAGTGATATTTAACTTGATGTTGTTTTCTTTTCAAAAACTTTGAGCAAAATATGGATATTCCCCACGAACAAGCACATCTCCGATGTAATAAATTTGTTCATTCATTAGTTTTTGAGTAGCGATGATATTATCTGGATCTGAGTTAAATGGATATTTTGTCGCAAGAAGGAGCATGCAACCGATTTTAAATTGAGGATATTGAGTGTGAGCTAAATTTACAGCTTTAGCTGAAGCTAAAAGTTGATGATGAAGTGCTTGTAATTTTGTTTCTAGACTAACATTTCATTCATTCATTGAAATTTGATCTTGATTATTTTCGATAATTCCTAAAGATAAAAAAGCTCCAAGATTATGTAATAATGGCATATTCATTTCATTGAAGGTTAGTCAATATTTCACTTTATTTTTGTATCTTTCGAAAATTACTTCAACATAATTCATAAAGAAATCAATTGTTTTTCGACTTTTAAAACCATCATATTTGATTGCTAAATTTAATGGCATTTCATAATGGGAAATTGTCACAATTGACTCAATTTTATATTTGTGTAATTCATCAATTAATTGATCATAATATTCAAGGCCAAGTTCGTTTGGTTGTAGATCATCTCCATTAGGAAAAATTCTTGTTCATGCAATTGAAAAACGAAAGGTTTTGAATCCCATTTCTGCGAACATTTTAATATCTTCTTTAAAAAACTTATAACCATGCACACCTGTTGCGTTTGGATAAAAATTTTGAGCATTTCGTTTGTACGAAACTCTCCGTGGTTCTTTAAAATTACCGCCAGTTAAAGCATCTGAAACAGACAATCCTTTTCCATCTGCGTCGAAAAATCCTTCATACTGATTAGCTGCAATAGCACCACCTCATAGAAAATTTTTAGGAAATTTCATTTACTCTCCTTTTGATGTTTATTTATTATTAAAAATAATTATAAAATAATTTAATTTAGTTATACTTTTTAAATTTAAATCATTAAAATAAAATGTTATTTATTATAATATTAAAAAAGAATAAAATAAGGAGCACAATGACACTCAAACAATTAATTAAAAATGAAATTATTAATGCAATTAAGGATTTGCAAACCGAGAATTTTTTTGATGAAAATTTTGATCCAGAAACTTTGGTTTTTAATTTATCAGAAGCAAAAGTTCCAGAAAAAATGAATCTTGAACAAATCATTTATGATTATGCAACTAATATCGCTTTTATTTTGAAAAATTATAAAAAAGTAGCACCATTAATTATTGCTGAAAAATTAGATGAAAAATTAAATGCAAGCAATTTAATTTCAAGAGTTGACATTTCTAATCCAGGATTTATTAACTTAGTTATTTCAAACTTAGCATTTAATGATGTTTTAGAAACAATCTTAAAAGAACAAACCAAATATGGTGCAAATTTTGTTACACCAGAAAAAATTAATGTTGAATATATTTCAGCTAATCCGACCGGATTTCTACATGTTGGACATGCAAGAGGTGCTTGTTATGGTGATGCTTTGGTTAGAATTT from Mycoplasmopsis gallopavonis encodes the following:
- the nusG gene encoding transcription termination/antitermination protein NusG, whose protein sequence is MNNFKWYMISTVRGKEDNVVESLNNRIFAEQVEKSFELEATDKGPFKIFKKPTLTAKELDKKIHGDAYKVKWINLYPGYIFAKMDMTDKAWFVVRNTQYVTGLVGSSGKGAKPTPVTNFEMKKMFKAEQDAIDLFNTGKNLLELKVGDLIEVIEGPYKGEIAPIEKLILEENMAVISIETFGKKTLVELSLDLLKLSE
- a CDS encoding glycoside hydrolase family 1 protein — translated: MKFPKNFLWGGAIAANQYEGFFDADGKGLSVSDALTGGNFKEPRRVSYKRNAQNFYPNATGVHGYKFFKEDIKMFAEMGFKTFRFSIAWTRIFPNGDDLQPNELGLEYYDQLIDELHKYKIESIVTISHYEMPLNLAIKYDGFKSRKTIDFFMNYVEVIFERYKNKVKYWLTFNEMNMPLLHNLGAFLSLGIIENNQDQISMNEWNVSLETKLQALHHQLLASAKAVNLAHTQYPQFKIGCMLLLATKYPFNSDPDNIIATQKLMNEQIYYIGDVLVRGEYPYFAQSFWKENNIKLNITAEDLVILKNGKVDFFTFSYYSTSVVETKGKAQKAEGGNFDFGMKNPYLESSDWGWQIDPQGLRYTLNELYARYQIPLLVSENGLGAKDQIDQNGEINDNYRIEYLDKHIQAMNQAIEDRVDLFGYTMWGCIDLVSATTGEYAKRYGFIYVNKHDDGSGEFQRKPKKSFYWYKKIIQENS
- the secE gene encoding preprotein translocase subunit SecE — its product is MDNNQEIQFIKNEEQSKANSKKLRFFFRRIAKDIKRVRWPDSSTNSKNLVKILIFTVIFVLFVFVVSFAFQSLWNHWNI
- the rlmB gene encoding 23S rRNA (guanosine(2251)-2'-O)-methyltransferase RlmB; the protein is MKQLIMCGKNSVLEAIKSKLQIQLIYLSKKENIKLIPKEYKIEIKDQSFMDQLTKENHQGFIALIEPIQFKDINYLISKKPQTTLLLDHIQDPHNLGAIIRTANAAGIKDLILPKENAASINETVLKIASGGIVGMNIYRVNSLSATISKLQKNGFWAYATVLDEKALPHTQVSYNDPSIIIVGNEGTGVSKSVLSVVDQTVYIKQYGNVQSLNVSVATGIILFDLVSRNESE
- the rplJ gene encoding 50S ribosomal protein L10; its protein translation is MSESKFRAIKREVVAEIAEKIQESHALAFAEYRGLTVAELQEFRKEAKALGVEVKVYKNRLFKIAAEKAGYADLANHLVGPNIFAFSQNDDMSAAKLLVNFAKKHKLMVVKAGTYEGKVIDAAGVKTVASLPTYEEALTILARSMMAPLQQMSLSLKLVSEGKTE
- a CDS encoding class I tRNA ligase family protein, producing MLKIYVCGPTVYNDVHIGNLRPIITFDLILKAARFLGQKFYFVHNITDIDDKIIQRAKQLQKTEQEVSLEYAQKYLNILNQFNVDTISELAYVTQNIETMNQFMQKLEKQQSAYQQDGNLWFDVEKYKEIYGQVSNQKLDNMIFEDSQHSKKFPADFALWKQTREGIKFDSFVGSGRPGWHTECSALINHFFKGESLDLHGGGMDLTFPHHENENIQFYALHKKPITKKWLRTGQINLNGLKMSKSLQNVFLADDFLKEYNPDVFKIIILLNGITSIINLDENTFNNSQKLLRKIKLIHFQAYLNNIEQAIFDKELVNSLISEVYNLNFSNFNKKLNDLIKEINKTNDATLIATLLQVSKILGFNFNKFNYQEYVDIFHKWKKHLENKEYQKADQFRAILIKEDLI
- the rplL gene encoding 50S ribosomal protein L7/L12 codes for the protein MAKLTKETFIESLKEMSIKEVMELVEAMKEEFGIDPVAAVAVAAAPAEGGAEEKSSFKVVLKADNGKKVAIIKVVKDLLNVGLMDAKKIVDSLPAVLKEDVKADEAESMRAALVEAGADVSVE
- the rpmG gene encoding 50S ribosomal protein L33, giving the protein MNNNKVSLACEECKRKNYVKNKSGGNPTRLVVRKFCPNCKKQTNHKEEV